The following coding sequences are from one Mycobacterium bourgelatii window:
- a CDS encoding fatty acid desaturase family protein — MTSTLQRTQSPFAHLSEQEREKLGKELDAIHDEVFADLGERDRRYIKTVISTQRQIVVVGRVLLLASRSKTAWLLGTACLGMAKILENMEIGHNVMHGQWDWMNDPDIHSSVWDWDTASTAESWKHSHNYIHHTYTNIRGLDKDLGYEIMRIDPNQKWSPAYLAQPLYNLLLTVLFEWGVAVHDMDIEAIRAREKPWSEVRKDLKGIGVKARSQIIKDYIGWPLISAGAFTLAQLASGGRLDQPSTSRLGRRLRKISNKGRVGATATFLDKVLPGAESTYLRTLAADALANVIRNVWAHAIIFCGHFPDQTYTFSKEEVENETRGEWYLRQLVGAANIDGSPLFHVISGNLGYQVEHHLYPDMPSSRYSEIAPKIKEICERYELPYNSGRFSKQWYMVHRTIFRLAFPGGKPRPKPGPYHSGNGAAERREGSEAQRFRDRVPAEHPAAGPEHESGGVEVQPPPRGQE; from the coding sequence GTGACTTCAACTCTGCAACGGACCCAAAGTCCATTCGCGCACCTGAGCGAGCAAGAACGGGAGAAGCTCGGCAAAGAACTGGACGCGATTCACGACGAAGTATTCGCCGACCTTGGCGAGCGCGACCGCCGCTACATCAAGACGGTGATCTCGACCCAACGGCAGATCGTGGTAGTCGGGCGCGTGCTGCTACTGGCCTCCCGATCGAAAACCGCGTGGTTGCTCGGCACGGCATGCCTGGGTATGGCCAAGATCTTGGAGAACATGGAGATCGGCCACAACGTCATGCACGGCCAATGGGATTGGATGAACGATCCCGACATCCATTCCTCGGTCTGGGACTGGGACACCGCCTCGACCGCGGAGTCGTGGAAGCACTCCCACAACTACATCCACCACACCTACACCAACATTCGTGGCTTGGATAAGGACCTTGGCTACGAGATCATGCGGATCGATCCAAATCAGAAGTGGAGCCCAGCTTATCTGGCGCAGCCGTTGTACAACTTGCTGCTCACCGTGTTGTTCGAATGGGGTGTGGCGGTGCACGACATGGACATCGAAGCCATCAGGGCCCGCGAGAAGCCTTGGTCAGAGGTGCGCAAAGACCTCAAAGGCATTGGTGTCAAGGCGCGTTCGCAAATCATCAAGGACTACATCGGTTGGCCGCTGATCAGCGCCGGCGCCTTCACCCTGGCGCAGCTGGCCTCGGGCGGTCGGCTTGACCAGCCTTCGACATCGCGCCTGGGCCGGCGACTCCGCAAGATATCGAACAAAGGACGGGTCGGCGCCACCGCTACGTTCCTGGACAAAGTGTTGCCCGGCGCGGAAAGCACCTACCTGCGTACCCTGGCCGCCGACGCGCTGGCCAATGTCATCCGCAACGTGTGGGCGCACGCCATCATCTTCTGCGGCCACTTCCCAGACCAGACCTACACCTTCAGTAAGGAAGAGGTCGAGAACGAGACCCGCGGCGAATGGTATCTGCGCCAACTGGTCGGTGCCGCAAACATCGACGGCAGCCCGTTGTTCCACGTGATCAGCGGCAATTTGGGATACCAGGTGGAACATCACTTGTACCCGGACATGCCGAGTAGCCGGTACTCCGAGATCGCACCGAAGATCAAGGAGATATGCGAGCGTTACGAGCTGCCCTACAACTCCGGACGGTTCTCGAAGCAGTGGTACATGGTGCACCGCACCATCTTTCGGTTGGCGTTCCCCGGCGGGAAGCCCCGCCCGAAGCCTGGGCCGTACCACAGCGGGAACGGCGCCGCGGAACGACGCGAAGGAAGCGAAGCGCAGCGATTCCGCGACCGCGTTCCTGCCGAGCATCCCGCCGCCGGACCGGAGCACGAGTCGGGCGGAGTCGAGGTGCAGCCGCCGCCGCGCGGCCAGGAGTGA
- a CDS encoding FAD-dependent oxidoreductase, with the protein MPDTTTCAIVGGGPAGMVLGLLLARAGVQVTLLEKHGDFLRDFRGDTVHPTTLRLLDELGLWDRFAALPFTKVSKAEFDVDGRSITYVDFERLRQPFPFVAMVPQWDLLNLLAEAAKAEPTFTLLMNSEVTGLIHEAGRVAGVRYEGPDGPGELRAELTVACDGRWSIARHEAGLKTREYPVNFDVWWFRLPHDGGVDFSFLPRVGPGKALAVIPREGYFQIAYLGAKGTDAELRTRGIDEFRREVAALVPEAVTSVDTLTSMDDIKHLDVRVNRLRRWHVDGLLCIGDAAHAMSPLGGVGINLAVQDAVAAATILAEPLRQHRVTDRALAAVRRRRAFPTAVTQAVQRVLQRALLGPLLQGKDFAPPMALLGLVERLPWLAFVPAYFIGIGVRPERAPVFARRRPGDHDG; encoded by the coding sequence ATGCCCGATACAACCACGTGCGCGATCGTCGGCGGTGGTCCGGCGGGGATGGTTCTGGGCCTGCTGCTGGCTCGCGCCGGTGTGCAGGTCACCCTGCTGGAGAAGCACGGCGATTTCCTGCGCGACTTCCGCGGTGACACCGTTCATCCGACGACGCTGCGGCTACTCGACGAGCTTGGGTTGTGGGATCGGTTCGCGGCCTTGCCATTCACCAAGGTCAGCAAGGCCGAGTTCGACGTGGACGGGCGCTCGATCACCTACGTCGACTTCGAACGTTTGCGCCAGCCCTTTCCGTTCGTCGCGATGGTGCCGCAGTGGGACCTGTTGAACCTGTTGGCCGAAGCGGCAAAGGCCGAACCGACCTTCACCTTGCTGATGAACAGCGAGGTCACCGGCCTGATTCACGAGGCGGGCAGAGTGGCCGGGGTGCGCTATGAAGGCCCGGACGGTCCCGGTGAGTTGCGGGCCGAGTTGACGGTGGCATGTGACGGGCGGTGGTCGATCGCGCGCCATGAGGCCGGCTTGAAAACCCGCGAGTACCCGGTGAACTTCGATGTGTGGTGGTTCAGGCTTCCCCACGACGGTGGTGTCGATTTCTCCTTCCTGCCGCGCGTCGGTCCCGGCAAGGCCTTGGCCGTGATTCCCCGGGAGGGTTACTTCCAAATCGCATACCTGGGGGCCAAGGGCACCGATGCCGAGCTGCGCACGCGGGGCATCGATGAATTCCGTCGCGAGGTTGCGGCCTTGGTGCCCGAGGCGGTTACCTCGGTGGACACGCTGACCTCAATGGACGACATCAAGCATCTCGATGTGCGGGTAAACCGATTGCGGCGCTGGCATGTTGACGGGCTGCTCTGCATCGGTGACGCCGCGCACGCGATGTCACCGCTGGGCGGGGTGGGCATCAACCTGGCGGTGCAGGATGCCGTCGCCGCCGCCACCATCTTGGCCGAACCACTGCGACAACATCGGGTGACCGACCGCGCCCTGGCGGCCGTCCGCCGCCGCCGCGCATTCCCTACCGCGGTGACCCAGGCGGTGCAGCGGGTGCTGCAGCGCGCGTTGCTCGGCCCGCTGCTGCAGGGCAAGGATTTCGCCCCGCCGATGGCCCTGCTAGGTCTGGTGGAACGGCTACCGTGGCTGGCTTTCGTGCCCGCATACTTCATCGGTATCGGGGTGCGTCCCGAACGCGCGCCCGTATTCGCCCGTCGCCGACCCGGTGACCACGATGGGTGA
- a CDS encoding Gfo/Idh/MocA family protein, with product MGESRHRAPLRIGILGAARIAPLALVNPAKDNPKVEVAAVAARDVSRAEAFAAKHGIARVHDSYIKLIGDPTLDAIYNPLPNGLHGVWTRAALAAGKHVLCEKPFTANAAEAREIAGLAAKSDRVVMEAFHYRYHPLALRVEQIIASGELGNLQRVETSMCFPLPKFSDIRYNYSLAGGALMDAGCYAVHMARIFGGATPEVVSAQAKTRDPQVDRAMTAELRYPGGCMGRVRCSMWSSSLLDMSVRVVGDRGALRVLNPVVPQLFHRLSIQSPNGKRRERFPRRASYAYQLDAFTAAVLHGEPVKTTPEDAVENMTVIDAIYRAAGLPLRQPSRISPG from the coding sequence ATGGGTGAGTCACGGCACCGGGCGCCGCTGCGGATCGGCATTCTGGGAGCCGCCCGGATCGCCCCGCTGGCCCTGGTCAATCCGGCGAAGGACAACCCCAAAGTGGAGGTGGCCGCGGTGGCGGCGCGCGATGTGTCGCGGGCCGAGGCCTTCGCCGCCAAACACGGCATCGCCAGAGTGCACGACAGCTATATCAAGCTGATCGGCGACCCGACCCTTGATGCCATCTACAACCCACTGCCGAACGGTCTGCACGGGGTATGGACGCGGGCGGCTCTGGCCGCCGGCAAGCACGTGCTGTGTGAGAAACCGTTCACCGCCAACGCCGCGGAGGCGCGTGAGATTGCCGGCCTGGCAGCGAAGTCGGACCGCGTCGTGATGGAGGCTTTCCACTACCGCTACCACCCGCTGGCTTTGCGGGTTGAACAAATCATCGCCTCGGGCGAGCTGGGCAACCTGCAGCGGGTGGAAACGTCGATGTGCTTCCCGCTGCCCAAATTCTCCGACATCCGGTACAACTACTCGCTCGCCGGTGGCGCGCTGATGGATGCGGGATGCTACGCGGTCCATATGGCCCGGATATTCGGCGGCGCCACACCGGAAGTCGTCTCGGCCCAGGCCAAAACCCGTGATCCGCAGGTGGATCGAGCCATGACTGCCGAGTTGCGTTATCCGGGCGGTTGTATGGGCCGCGTCCGCTGCTCGATGTGGTCGTCGAGCCTGTTGGATATGAGCGTGCGCGTCGTCGGTGACCGCGGCGCTTTGCGGGTGCTGAACCCCGTCGTACCGCAGCTGTTTCACCGGCTGTCCATACAATCGCCCAATGGCAAACGGAGGGAACGGTTCCCCCGTCGGGCCTCCTACGCCTACCAGCTGGATGCGTTCACCGCTGCGGTGCTGCATGGAGAACCGGTGAAGACGACACCCGAGGACGCCGTGGAGAACATGACGGTGATCGATGCGATCTATCGGGCGGCCGGTCTTCCCCTTCGCCAGCCGAGCCGCATCTCACCTGGCTAA
- a CDS encoding sugar phosphate isomerase/epimerase family protein, protein MDRLAIGCLSVFGLPPVDLVNVAADLGCRHISTTVRGFPLVPLGYRPFTLRDTALRMELRAVLNHRGVSISLGDGFLVLPDADTADYGGDLDVLAELGTPRINVVSLDPDLGRTFDQLATLAELAAERGIVTNLEPVPGLTVGDLPTALAAVKHVARQDFVLLIDTMHLVRSGARAAEVAALEPGYIGYAQINDTTLRPRGDNYMDEAMFERMVPGEGDLPLRDILSALPRDIIIEIEVPQRSLAMDGVGPIDRLRPCVAAARRLLAGALAR, encoded by the coding sequence ATGGACCGGCTCGCAATCGGTTGTCTCAGCGTTTTCGGGCTGCCACCGGTGGACCTGGTTAACGTTGCTGCAGACCTAGGGTGCCGACATATCTCGACCACCGTGCGCGGGTTCCCGCTGGTGCCCCTAGGGTATCGGCCCTTCACCTTGCGAGACACCGCGCTGCGGATGGAGCTTCGCGCCGTCTTGAACCATCGCGGCGTGTCGATCTCACTCGGCGATGGCTTTCTGGTGCTGCCGGACGCCGACACCGCCGACTACGGCGGGGACCTTGACGTCCTGGCGGAGCTCGGCACCCCTCGCATCAATGTCGTCAGCCTGGACCCAGATCTTGGCCGCACCTTCGACCAGCTCGCCACCCTGGCGGAACTGGCCGCCGAGCGTGGCATCGTCACGAACCTCGAGCCGGTACCCGGCTTGACGGTCGGCGACCTCCCGACGGCCCTGGCCGCGGTGAAACACGTTGCACGACAGGACTTTGTGCTACTGATCGACACGATGCACCTGGTGCGGTCCGGAGCCCGTGCGGCGGAAGTGGCCGCCCTCGAGCCCGGATACATCGGGTACGCCCAAATCAACGACACCACACTGCGGCCGCGCGGCGACAACTACATGGACGAAGCCATGTTCGAGCGCATGGTTCCGGGCGAAGGCGACCTTCCGCTGCGCGACATTCTGTCCGCGCTTCCCCGCGACATCATCATCGAAATTGAAGTGCCACAACGGTCCTTGGCGATGGATGGCGTCGGCCCTATCGACCGCCTGCGCCCGTGCGTGGCGGCCGCACGGCGCCTGCTGGCGGGCGCCTTAGCCAGGTGA